A region from the Brassica napus cultivar Da-Ae chromosome C8, Da-Ae, whole genome shotgun sequence genome encodes:
- the LOC106402607 gene encoding CASP-like protein 2C1: MSFKKKDTSTNTKKKKSKERADKKSTEHSYWKEKKEMVRLRETEVVPRLCIVFLLLLTSVLIGLDSQTKEIAYMHKKVTFRYLFALEVELYIDVVVAVYNMVQLGLGWYGVAQKTSNSKWLSYILDQTAVYVVFSGASAAAQHSLLVVTGSRELQWMKWCYKFTRFCFQIGSAIILNYIAVVLMVILSFLSAFNLFRLYSPKRYFQFKSS, encoded by the exons atgagtttcaaaaaaaaagacacgtctacaaatacaaaaaaaaaaaaatcaaaagagagaGCGGATAAGAAGAGTACTGAACATTCCTATTGGAAGGAGAAAAAGGAGATGGTGAGACTGAGAGAAACAGAAGTGGTCCCGAGACTCTGTatcgtctttcttcttcttctcacttCTGTTTTGATTGGTTTGGATTCCCAGACCAAAGAGATTGCTTATATGCACAAGAAAGTCACTTTCAGATATTTGTTTGCTCTGGA GGTTGAGTTGTACATAGATGTTGTGGTTGCTGTATATAATATGGTTCAATTAGGGTTGGGTTGGTATGGTGTTGCACAAAAGACTTCCAATTCTAAATGGCTCTCTTACATCTTGGATCAG ACGGCGGTATACGTGGTGTTCTCGGGAGCATCTGCGGCGGCGCAACATTCATTGCTGGTGGTGACAGGTTCGAGGGAGCTTCAGTGGATGAAGTGGTGCTACAAGTTCACAAGATTCTGCTTCCAGATCGGAAGTGCCATCATCTTAAACTACATCGCGGTGGTGCTCATGGTCATCCTCTCCTTCCTTTCCGCTTTCAACCTCTTCCGCCTCTACTCCCCTAAACGTTATTTTCAGTTCAAGTCCTcctaa